In Methanooceanicella nereidis, the following are encoded in one genomic region:
- a CDS encoding DUF7262 family protein, whose translation MSVRPRLICDDSGIAHMLEAMAASILLVSVLACLNVAAPAMNDDTEDLMLLSSDMLNILMYRSSTPEHPNLGHAMSSGTDWENDSAKIDEDARSMLPDRVKYYMVTGYGCIGDRPPSGVNVCVRPFQAYCIDTGQIMDCSIMVWRA comes from the coding sequence ATGTCGGTTCGGCCGCGACTGATCTGTGATGATTCAGGCATCGCACACATGCTCGAAGCGATGGCCGCATCGATACTGCTGGTCTCGGTGCTGGCATGCCTTAACGTTGCGGCGCCCGCCATGAACGATGATACGGAGGATCTGATGCTGTTATCATCAGATATGTTGAACATTTTGATGTACAGGAGCAGTACGCCGGAGCACCCGAACTTAGGACATGCCATGTCTTCCGGAACGGACTGGGAAAATGACTCGGCGAAGATCGATGAGGATGCCCGCAGTATGCTGCCTGATCGTGTTAAGTATTACATGGTCACTGGATATGGGTGTATCGGGGACCGCCCCCCTTCGGGAGTGAATGTATGCGTAAGGCCTTTTCAAGCTTATTGCATCGATACCGGACAGATAATGGATTGCAGTATCATGGTATGGAGGGCTTAA
- a CDS encoding DUF7261 family protein, with the protein MTGKYDEKGQMIIMTAMVAGLLLISIAFFITSVKDPGIDSTESPYLTADAKDNILWAQDASLDDAAARTGSLYAWDDRVFAVNCFKNTAAYAVNSLADNLQMHGVAYQFSYNRTLSNEYILQNPGLDLENIDGVLVYEESGDAKIYGCSYDAHIYDGITCIKIGRITVKT; encoded by the coding sequence ATGACCGGAAAATACGATGAAAAAGGCCAGATGATCATCATGACGGCAATGGTTGCCGGTCTTTTATTGATATCCATAGCATTTTTTATTACGTCAGTAAAAGATCCCGGAATTGATTCTACGGAGAGCCCATACCTGACGGCCGATGCAAAAGACAATATACTGTGGGCGCAGGACGCCTCACTGGATGATGCGGCTGCAAGGACAGGTTCATTGTACGCATGGGATGACCGGGTATTTGCGGTTAACTGCTTTAAAAATACTGCCGCATATGCCGTCAATAGCCTTGCCGATAATCTACAGATGCATGGAGTCGCGTATCAGTTCTCATATAACCGGACACTTTCAAATGAGTATATTCTTCAAAATCCCGGCCTGGATCTCGAAAATATCGATGGCGTTCTCGTATATGAAGAGTCGGGAGACGCGAAAATATACGGGTGCTCTTATGATGCGCATATCTATGACGGTATCACATGCATCAAGATCGGCAGGATAACGGTAAAAACATAA
- the mgtA gene encoding magnesium-translocating P-type ATPase gives MSPEQKAFWSLSPEESFKLLNTSQDGLDSEDAGRRLRDSGPNVLRPKRSFNVLKLFLAQFKSPIIIILLFAAALSLFLKDPTDAIIIMIIVLVSGLLGFWQELDATNAVNRLMEMVKVKVTVIRDGISREIWFDDVVKGDIVLLSAGSAVPGDCMILESKDLFVNEAVLTGETFPVEKMPGTLPPNTPLSKRTNVVFMGTHAVSGSGKALVFRTGKETEFGRITERIGLKPPEPEFERGVKQFGYLLMEVTLFLIIAIFAINVYLVRPVLESFIFALALAVGLTPQLLPAIISINLARGAKRMASKSVIVKQLSSIENFGSMNVLCSDKTGTITEGIIKVHSAVDIQGAENKKVLFYAYLNAVYETGYASPIDEALRSYSEFDITGYDKVDEVPYDFFRKRLSVLLSTCEKNIMITKGAMKNVLEACDLAESPDGSIIEIDKVSDALERQFTDLSGQGYRTLGIAYREVSGRHITRDDEKGMTFLGTLVLYDPPKPDIADIIKELKELGVSLKIITGDNRLVAASLSREIGLGSAKIVAGPEIAMTGDDALINIAASADVFAEVEPNQKERIILAMKKAGNVVGYIGDGINDGPALHVADVSISVESAVDVAKDAASIVLLEKDLGVLVEGVKEGRVTFVNTLKYVFMATSANFGNMFSMAGASLILPFLPLLPKQILLTNLMTDLPEMTIAADNVDPEMVDVPRRWDIGFIKKFMITFGILSSVFDFLTFGVLILIMNASMDQFRTGWFLESIVSATMIVLVIRTRKPFFMSRPGRYLFLSTLFVIAATLLFPYTPLAPIFGFKPLPPSFILVLGLIVLAYVIMAEVTKRLFYKMVKY, from the coding sequence ATGAGCCCGGAGCAGAAAGCTTTCTGGAGCTTATCCCCGGAAGAGTCGTTTAAGCTTCTTAATACGTCACAGGACGGCCTTGACAGCGAAGACGCCGGGCGCCGGCTAAGAGACAGCGGACCTAATGTCCTGAGGCCGAAGAGAAGCTTTAACGTTTTAAAATTATTTCTTGCGCAGTTTAAAAGCCCCATAATAATCATATTGCTTTTTGCAGCCGCACTATCATTATTTCTCAAAGACCCTACGGACGCCATAATAATAATGATCATAGTCCTGGTAAGCGGCCTGCTTGGTTTTTGGCAGGAGCTGGATGCCACGAACGCCGTAAACAGGCTCATGGAAATGGTAAAGGTAAAGGTCACGGTCATCAGGGACGGCATAAGCAGGGAGATATGGTTCGACGATGTGGTTAAGGGCGACATCGTACTGCTTTCCGCAGGAAGCGCCGTTCCCGGCGATTGTATGATCCTTGAGTCGAAGGACCTTTTCGTAAATGAAGCTGTGCTTACCGGGGAGACGTTTCCCGTCGAAAAAATGCCGGGGACCCTTCCGCCGAATACCCCCCTGAGTAAAAGGACAAACGTAGTGTTCATGGGAACGCATGCCGTGAGCGGTTCCGGAAAGGCGCTCGTTTTCAGGACAGGAAAGGAGACGGAGTTCGGCAGGATCACGGAGAGGATAGGATTAAAGCCCCCGGAGCCTGAATTCGAAAGAGGCGTAAAGCAGTTCGGGTACCTGCTCATGGAAGTCACGCTTTTTCTCATAATCGCCATTTTCGCTATCAACGTATATCTTGTAAGGCCGGTCCTTGAATCGTTCATTTTTGCCCTGGCGCTGGCCGTCGGCCTTACGCCTCAGCTATTACCCGCCATAATAAGCATAAACCTGGCGAGAGGCGCAAAGAGAATGGCTTCAAAGAGCGTCATAGTCAAGCAATTATCGTCGATAGAGAACTTTGGAAGCATGAACGTGCTTTGCTCGGACAAGACAGGCACAATAACGGAAGGTATCATAAAAGTGCATTCCGCTGTCGACATCCAGGGCGCGGAAAATAAAAAAGTGCTTTTTTACGCCTACCTTAATGCGGTATATGAGACGGGCTACGCCAGCCCCATAGATGAAGCGCTGAGGTCGTATTCAGAATTTGACATCACCGGCTATGATAAGGTCGATGAAGTACCCTATGATTTTTTTCGTAAAAGGCTGAGTGTGCTCCTATCCACATGTGAAAAGAACATCATGATAACAAAAGGCGCGATGAAGAACGTGCTCGAGGCCTGCGATCTGGCAGAAAGCCCTGACGGCAGTATTATCGAGATCGATAAGGTCTCTGATGCACTGGAAAGACAGTTCACGGACCTGAGCGGTCAGGGATATCGTACGCTGGGTATTGCATATCGTGAGGTTTCCGGCCGGCACATTACCAGGGATGACGAGAAAGGAATGACATTCCTCGGAACGCTCGTGCTATACGACCCTCCGAAGCCAGATATAGCCGACATCATTAAAGAGCTGAAAGAGCTGGGTGTTTCTTTAAAGATCATAACAGGGGATAACCGTCTTGTCGCGGCAAGCTTAAGCAGGGAGATCGGCCTTGGATCGGCAAAGATAGTCGCCGGGCCGGAAATAGCTATGACAGGTGATGATGCCCTCATAAACATAGCAGCCAGTGCAGATGTTTTTGCAGAGGTAGAGCCTAACCAAAAAGAGAGGATCATACTGGCGATGAAAAAAGCGGGGAATGTCGTCGGCTACATCGGAGACGGCATCAACGACGGCCCCGCCCTTCACGTCGCCGACGTCAGCATTTCGGTGGAAAGCGCGGTCGATGTGGCCAAGGATGCCGCAAGTATAGTTCTTCTGGAAAAAGACCTCGGTGTGCTTGTCGAGGGGGTAAAGGAAGGGAGGGTGACGTTCGTCAACACCCTGAAATATGTTTTCATGGCCACAAGCGCGAATTTCGGTAACATGTTCAGCATGGCGGGAGCGTCGCTGATCCTGCCGTTCCTCCCGCTGCTGCCGAAACAGATATTATTGACCAATCTGATGACGGACCTCCCCGAAATGACGATCGCTGCCGACAACGTAGACCCGGAAATGGTTGATGTCCCGCGCAGATGGGATATCGGGTTCATAAAAAAGTTCATGATCACCTTCGGCATCCTGAGCTCCGTATTTGACTTTCTCACGTTCGGAGTGCTTATTTTGATAATGAACGCCTCTATGGACCAGTTCCGTACAGGGTGGTTCCTCGAGTCGATCGTCTCCGCGACCATGATCGTGCTGGTGATAAGGACCAGAAAGCCTTTCTTTATGAGCAGGCCTGGGCGATATTTGTTCTTATCTACATTATTCGTTATCGCCGCGACGCTGTTGTTCCCGTATACGCCTCTTGCGCCTATATTTGGTTTTAAGCCTCTTCCGCCGTCCTTCATTTTAGTGTTAGGGCTGATAGTCCTTGCATACGTCATAATGGCTGAAGTCACAAAGAGGCTTTTCTATAAGATGGTAAAATATTGA
- a CDS encoding mRNA surveillance protein pelota, which produces MKVNKQELKGHQGEISLTPESLDDLWHLKYIIEPHDLVFAMTFRAVDAVSDKIRPDKIEKKLVRLGVDVETVEFHKFSNRLRIKGTIVSDLDTGAYHTINIEPFNELSIVKYWKNDQLERVHEAVEAAKRPEVVIATIEEGEAVIGNVRQYGVEEVSRIRQSSSGKREGTDARGDFFGEVASQLKYAEKAQTIVVAGPGFIKDDFVKFLKSNYKEVAEKVVVEDTSSIGSSGFQEVLRRGALQRLIEETRITREATYIESLMAEIAKDGKAAYGYNETKKAVDFGAVETLLIADETLRNFREKGMSDVEEMMRSVEYSRGKVVVFSTEFEPGQRLEKLGGIAALLRFPMA; this is translated from the coding sequence ATGAAGGTCAACAAGCAGGAACTGAAGGGACACCAGGGCGAAATATCGCTGACGCCCGAGTCGCTGGACGATCTCTGGCACTTAAAGTACATTATAGAGCCCCATGACCTTGTGTTCGCTATGACATTCAGGGCGGTTGACGCGGTCTCCGATAAGATAAGGCCTGACAAGATAGAGAAAAAGCTGGTGAGGCTCGGCGTTGACGTCGAGACCGTGGAATTCCACAAGTTCTCAAACAGGCTCAGGATAAAAGGCACTATAGTCTCTGATCTTGACACTGGCGCATATCATACTATCAACATAGAGCCGTTCAACGAGCTATCCATAGTAAAATACTGGAAGAACGACCAGCTAGAGCGTGTACATGAGGCGGTCGAGGCTGCAAAGCGCCCCGAGGTCGTCATAGCCACGATAGAGGAAGGCGAAGCCGTGATCGGCAACGTCAGACAGTACGGAGTCGAGGAAGTATCCAGGATAAGGCAATCATCCTCCGGAAAACGCGAAGGCACCGACGCCAGAGGGGATTTCTTCGGCGAAGTGGCATCCCAGTTAAAATATGCGGAAAAAGCCCAGACCATAGTGGTCGCCGGGCCCGGCTTTATCAAGGACGATTTCGTGAAGTTCCTCAAGAGCAACTACAAAGAGGTCGCAGAAAAGGTCGTCGTCGAAGACACTTCCTCGATAGGCTCATCCGGCTTCCAGGAAGTCCTGAGGAGAGGCGCTTTACAGAGATTGATAGAAGAGACCAGGATCACCCGCGAGGCCACCTATATCGAAAGCCTCATGGCAGAGATCGCGAAGGACGGCAAGGCCGCATACGGGTATAATGAGACTAAAAAGGCAGTAGATTTCGGCGCTGTGGAGACTTTATTGATAGCGGATGAGACCTTACGTAACTTCCGCGAGAAAGGTATGTCCGACGTCGAGGAAATGATGCGGAGCGTGGAATACTCCAGGGGTAAAGTGGTCGTATTCTCCACCGAGTTCGAGCCGGGCCAGAGGCTTGAAAAGCTTGGCGGGATAGCAGCGCTGCTAAGGTTCCCGATGGCGTAA
- the rqcH gene encoding ribosome rescue protein RqcH, which yields MKEEMTSVDVYTVVKEMQFLIDAKLEKAYQHTADEIRLKVQEFKTGKYDLIAEAGKRFHITEHPRESPKLPPAFPMMLRKYMMGGRITRLEQHAFDRILEIDVTRGGVKNTLVVELFNRGNVILLDDQRRIMMPLKSLKMRDRDVVRGEQYEFPPAQLSPFELTVERLSQLFSDSDKDVVRTIATQTNIGGMYAEEACLKAGIDKNKEARTLVESEIRLLLSAIQALFRPLADGTYRAYIVQENGKDIDVLPLELKKYENHQKVYFESFNKALDAYYSKQVATEVKAAIVEKKEEKLNVFERRLRQQEDAIKKFEKDEKENVRKGEVIYAEYPKVEEVLKVIKGAREKGYSWDDIRKILKDAKKTGNAAASMIQAIDSATGTLTVNIPEATVNLNINLTVPQNAQVYYEKAKKVQSKKEGALKAIEQTKKLIAKAQPQEKAANHKKVTVQRRKPRWYERFRWFYTSDGFLVIAGRDADTNEEVVKKYMENKDIFFHAQAHGAPITVVKTEGKQVTEQALNEVAQFAVSYSSVWKAKQYSGDCYWVKPEQVSKTPESGEYVAKGAFIIRGERNYFNDVQVRAAVGIRVDETGYYIIGGPVDSVKSRAKYHVTIEPGEYNQDDMAKKIYRYFVDKASEEDAKVIRQIASPDKISPFMPAGESRIIQ from the coding sequence ATGAAAGAAGAAATGACAAGCGTCGACGTTTACACAGTCGTAAAAGAGATGCAGTTCCTGATCGACGCCAAGCTGGAGAAAGCATACCAGCACACGGCCGACGAGATCCGCCTGAAGGTCCAGGAATTCAAGACAGGCAAGTACGACCTCATTGCCGAAGCAGGTAAAAGGTTCCATATCACGGAACACCCCCGGGAATCCCCGAAGCTGCCGCCGGCGTTCCCCATGATGCTGAGAAAATACATGATGGGAGGGCGTATCACCAGACTGGAGCAGCACGCTTTCGACCGTATCTTAGAGATAGACGTGACCAGGGGAGGGGTGAAAAACACCCTTGTGGTGGAGCTATTCAACAGGGGCAACGTCATACTTTTAGACGACCAGAGGCGCATCATGATGCCCCTCAAGTCCCTTAAGATGAGGGACAGGGACGTTGTCAGGGGCGAACAGTACGAGTTCCCGCCCGCACAGCTAAGCCCCTTCGAGCTCACCGTAGAGAGGCTGTCCCAATTATTCTCGGATTCCGATAAGGACGTCGTAAGGACGATCGCCACCCAGACCAACATCGGCGGCATGTACGCGGAAGAGGCTTGCCTGAAGGCAGGCATCGATAAGAACAAGGAAGCCAGGACGCTGGTCGAAAGCGAGATAAGGCTGCTGTTGAGCGCTATCCAGGCACTGTTCAGGCCGCTGGCAGACGGGACGTACAGGGCATATATCGTTCAGGAAAACGGAAAGGATATTGACGTCCTGCCTTTAGAGCTGAAAAAATATGAAAACCATCAAAAAGTGTACTTCGAATCTTTCAACAAGGCGCTCGACGCATACTACAGTAAGCAGGTAGCTACCGAGGTAAAGGCAGCGATAGTCGAAAAGAAAGAGGAGAAGCTCAATGTCTTTGAGAGGCGTTTAAGGCAGCAGGAAGATGCCATCAAGAAGTTCGAGAAGGATGAAAAGGAGAACGTCAGGAAAGGCGAGGTCATATACGCCGAATACCCGAAGGTGGAAGAGGTCCTCAAGGTCATTAAAGGGGCAAGGGAAAAAGGCTACTCCTGGGATGACATCCGTAAGATACTGAAAGATGCTAAAAAGACCGGCAACGCTGCCGCATCGATGATACAGGCCATAGACTCCGCGACCGGAACGCTGACCGTGAACATCCCTGAAGCCACTGTAAACCTTAATATCAACCTGACGGTGCCGCAAAACGCGCAGGTCTATTATGAAAAGGCCAAGAAGGTACAGTCCAAGAAAGAAGGCGCGCTGAAGGCCATCGAGCAAACGAAGAAGCTTATAGCAAAGGCACAGCCCCAGGAAAAAGCGGCTAACCACAAGAAGGTAACGGTCCAGCGCCGTAAGCCGAGATGGTACGAGAGGTTCAGGTGGTTCTACACGTCGGACGGCTTCTTAGTGATCGCCGGCAGAGACGCGGACACTAATGAAGAGGTCGTCAAGAAGTACATGGAGAACAAGGACATATTCTTCCATGCACAGGCACACGGAGCACCTATCACGGTGGTAAAGACGGAAGGAAAGCAGGTGACCGAGCAGGCGTTGAACGAGGTCGCACAGTTCGCGGTATCATATTCATCGGTATGGAAAGCGAAACAGTATTCGGGAGACTGCTACTGGGTAAAGCCCGAGCAGGTATCGAAGACCCCGGAATCGGGTGAATATGTCGCGAAGGGTGCATTTATTATACGCGGCGAAAGAAACTATTTCAACGACGTGCAGGTAAGGGCGGCGGTCGGCATAAGGGTGGACGAGACCGGATATTACATTATAGGCGGGCCGGTCGATTCGGTAAAGTCCAGGGCGAAGTATCATGTTACAATAGAGCCCGGAGAGTACAACCAGGACGACATGGCCAAAAAAATATACCGCTACTTTGTCGACAAAGCCAGTGAGGAAGACGCGAAGGTCATCAGGCAGATAGCGTCGCCTGACAAAATATCCCCGTTCATGCCCGCAGGAGAGTCGAGGATAATACAATGA
- a CDS encoding radical SAM/SPASM domain-containing protein, translating into MIKTRIDGSRLHLREEKDGTGLLIVNASYILYLDRIGTDFMRYYMKYNEKPPLVGSIKDNVLLRIMMKYKVSKERASADYERLQSIMWGVAEDNACPFSCYDVKMKEPEHQLLKAPLRIDLAITYRCNNNCGHCYVGGPKTTKELTTDEWKKIIKKCVDFEVPNLVFTGGEALMRDDLEELIIYAEKLGAVTGLITNGRLLTPERVDSLNKAGLDYVQITIESPDPKIHNEMCGANAFKETVAGIKNVVSKVYTTTNTTITEKNKDTILDLIPFLNSLGIKKFGINAIIRANRGVETEGVPVDELKVLLPDIIDTAEAHSMEFIWYTPTRYHHINPIEMGLGIKACSAARLTLAVEPDGSVLPCQSYFKPMGNALTDDLEKIWECDLAKKLREHGFAPDKCRNCVQFQYCGGGCPLDLQCGF; encoded by the coding sequence ATGATAAAGACAAGGATAGACGGCTCAAGGCTGCACCTGAGAGAAGAGAAGGACGGCACCGGACTGCTGATAGTGAACGCTTCCTATATCCTTTACCTTGACCGCATCGGGACTGACTTCATGAGATATTATATGAAGTATAACGAAAAGCCCCCGCTTGTCGGAAGCATCAAGGATAACGTGCTGCTTCGCATCATGATGAAATACAAAGTCAGTAAGGAACGAGCCAGCGCCGACTATGAGCGCCTCCAGAGCATCATGTGGGGAGTCGCCGAGGATAACGCATGTCCTTTCTCATGTTACGACGTCAAGATGAAGGAGCCTGAGCATCAGCTTTTGAAAGCACCGCTGAGGATAGACCTTGCCATAACTTACAGGTGTAACAATAATTGCGGACACTGCTATGTCGGCGGCCCGAAAACGACGAAGGAATTGACCACTGACGAGTGGAAGAAGATCATTAAGAAGTGCGTCGACTTCGAGGTCCCTAATCTCGTTTTTACCGGCGGGGAAGCGCTGATGCGCGACGACCTCGAGGAACTTATCATATATGCCGAGAAGCTTGGCGCCGTCACAGGACTTATCACTAACGGAAGGCTGCTCACTCCAGAGCGCGTGGATTCGCTGAATAAGGCCGGGCTTGACTATGTGCAGATCACTATCGAGTCGCCGGACCCGAAGATACATAACGAGATGTGCGGGGCGAACGCGTTCAAGGAGACGGTGGCAGGCATAAAGAACGTCGTCAGCAAGGTATATACGACCACTAATACCACGATCACGGAGAAGAATAAGGATACTATACTCGACCTGATACCGTTCCTGAACAGCCTCGGCATAAAGAAGTTCGGCATCAACGCCATCATAAGGGCGAACAGAGGAGTAGAGACTGAAGGTGTCCCGGTCGATGAGCTGAAAGTGCTTTTACCCGACATCATCGATACAGCCGAAGCTCACAGCATGGAGTTCATATGGTATACGCCGACAAGGTATCACCATATTAACCCGATAGAGATGGGCCTGGGGATAAAAGCGTGCTCCGCGGCCAGGCTTACTCTTGCTGTAGAGCCGGACGGCAGCGTTTTACCGTGCCAGTCTTATTTTAAGCCTATGGGGAACGCGCTGACGGACGACCTTGAAAAGATATGGGAATGTGACCTGGCGAAAAAGCTGAGGGAGCATGGTTTCGCGCCTGATAAATGCAGGAACTGCGTACAGTTCCAGTATTGCGGCGGAGGGTGTCCGCTGGACCTGCAGTGCGGATTTTAG
- a CDS encoding dolichyl-diphosphooligosaccharide--protein glycosyltransferase subunit 1: MDMSSDFKKALCITFIAIIILSMTPVASAEEYRWQVNNQHVLLDVNTTGVVYMEYRIDADIVKGVWNEVWIPLTTSNQKVYYVEDGSSKRHDFRVEGGQIKIQDFNLRPGDNVKLNIYSSLYPFVYQADREGYDIVTFIPVWWDMYIDDTRVKIYLPEGVSKDEVLTGKREYDNTMIENGQLAVYFEEKNLAPNQKFEVAVAFPDKYMQPGAVFGKAEPTAEPYFPGVTPFFFEDVCGCICPMLFFFGIFMIIIFAGASTKRNPYSSPVVKMDGIGVNKELDPAEAATLLRIDPKRVLTIIMFQLMKKGNIKLISTDPIRLELVSKKGLKYYEKLFVESIVDDRLDEAKLLECFKVIARRVVDKTRPYCRRDTEVYYRQKIYTAWDEIKAVETPELKLEKYDSNMMWLLADEEFKEKTKEYVSDAPGSDTYRVPPYYWWYPYYWGLPRPYEYRVPTRGEEAAKPVPTPTPEVPRPTDRTTATVENFANSISNSVESFSAGVVANVERFIGVRKEANAPPPTSNIRGSYAAPTGRTSCACVSCACACVSCACACACAGGGGGCT; the protein is encoded by the coding sequence ATGGACATGTCGTCGGATTTTAAAAAAGCGCTTTGCATCACGTTCATCGCGATCATCATATTATCAATGACACCTGTGGCATCGGCCGAGGAATACCGGTGGCAGGTCAATAACCAGCACGTCCTGCTTGACGTTAATACGACTGGCGTCGTCTACATGGAATACCGTATAGACGCTGACATCGTGAAGGGTGTCTGGAACGAGGTATGGATACCTCTGACGACATCAAACCAGAAAGTCTATTATGTGGAGGACGGCAGCAGCAAAAGGCATGACTTCAGGGTAGAAGGCGGCCAGATAAAGATACAGGACTTTAACCTGAGGCCCGGCGATAACGTTAAGCTTAACATCTATTCTTCGCTCTACCCGTTCGTTTATCAGGCGGACCGGGAAGGGTATGATATTGTCACTTTCATCCCCGTCTGGTGGGACATGTACATCGATGATACCAGGGTCAAGATATACCTTCCCGAAGGCGTGAGCAAGGATGAAGTGCTCACCGGCAAGCGTGAATATGATAATACAATGATAGAGAACGGTCAGCTTGCCGTTTATTTCGAGGAGAAAAATCTCGCGCCGAACCAGAAGTTCGAGGTGGCGGTGGCATTCCCCGATAAATACATGCAGCCCGGAGCTGTCTTTGGTAAGGCCGAGCCCACGGCAGAGCCGTACTTCCCCGGCGTCACGCCGTTTTTCTTCGAAGATGTCTGCGGATGCATCTGCCCGATGTTATTCTTCTTCGGGATATTCATGATAATCATATTCGCAGGGGCTTCCACAAAACGTAACCCGTATAGTTCACCTGTAGTAAAAATGGATGGGATCGGCGTCAACAAGGAACTTGACCCTGCGGAAGCCGCGACGCTGCTTCGTATCGACCCAAAAAGAGTATTGACCATAATCATGTTCCAGCTGATGAAAAAGGGCAACATCAAGCTTATCTCTACTGACCCTATCAGGCTCGAACTTGTATCCAAAAAGGGCTTGAAATATTATGAAAAGCTATTCGTAGAGTCCATCGTCGACGACAGGCTTGACGAGGCTAAACTTCTGGAGTGCTTCAAGGTCATAGCCCGCCGTGTGGTTGATAAGACAAGGCCTTACTGCAGAAGGGACACCGAGGTATATTACCGGCAGAAGATATACACCGCATGGGACGAGATCAAAGCGGTAGAGACGCCGGAGTTAAAACTCGAAAAATATGACTCTAACATGATGTGGCTGCTCGCTGACGAGGAGTTCAAGGAAAAGACAAAAGAGTATGTTTCCGATGCGCCCGGAAGCGATACTTACCGCGTGCCACCGTATTACTGGTGGTACCCGTATTACTGGGGACTTCCGCGTCCCTACGAGTACAGGGTCCCGACGAGAGGCGAAGAAGCGGCGAAGCCCGTTCCCACTCCTACGCCCGAAGTGCCGAGGCCGACAGACAGGACCACCGCGACGGTAGAGAATTTCGCGAACTCGATCAGTAATTCTGTCGAATCGTTTTCCGCCGGCGTCGTAGCTAACGTTGAAAGGTTCATCGGGGTGAGGAAAGAGGCTAATGCGCCGCCGCCCACTTCAAATATCAGAGGCTCGTACGCAGCGCCTACCGGAAGGACTTCATGCGCCTGCGTATCCTGCGCCTGTGCATGCGTATCCTGTGCGTGTGCGTGTGCATGTGCCGGCGGCGGAGGAGGATGTACATGA
- a CDS encoding zinc ribbon domain-containing protein, translating into MKQKTIMLILASLGIIAISLPVWFITIMAVIAGRGWSVATGLVGLAMLGAAAFVGYMAYSALMEEKMEDARYHNMERQVLAMAKKNKGSVTVADLINVGFESSQAEMVLDRMARKGICEINLEATEHTGIITYSFPELIPFGLEKQIE; encoded by the coding sequence GTGAAACAAAAAACCATCATGTTGATACTCGCCAGCCTGGGCATTATCGCCATAAGCCTTCCTGTATGGTTCATCACAATCATGGCTGTCATAGCGGGGCGAGGCTGGTCCGTGGCGACAGGCCTTGTAGGGCTTGCCATGCTGGGAGCGGCGGCTTTCGTGGGGTATATGGCATATTCGGCTTTAATGGAAGAAAAAATGGAGGATGCCAGGTACCATAATATGGAAAGGCAGGTGCTGGCCATGGCGAAGAAGAACAAAGGCAGCGTCACCGTCGCAGACCTGATCAACGTCGGCTTCGAGTCGAGCCAGGCGGAGATGGTGCTCGACAGGATGGCCCGGAAAGGCATTTGCGAGATAAACCTTGAGGCGACCGAGCATACGGGCATCATAACCTATTCGTTCCCCGAGCTCATACCTTTCGGATTGGAGAAACAGATAGAATAA
- a CDS encoding diacylglycerol/polyprenol kinase family protein, protein MEAFHIIEPRKLVHISGTAFVFIALYSAYISIALISLGLAVFIALELAKRYVKKEYLSILYRDGEMKGCAFEPFLYLVSIAGLLVISLYYAPEVCYASIIVLTLGDGVASTMGKKFGRRKLPYTKKTLAGTVSGIIVSSAVGYFFVGPLIFIGSIAGMITEAYAGKLENLWIPVAAFLSMALIKALWAS, encoded by the coding sequence ATGGAAGCGTTTCATATCATCGAGCCCAGGAAACTGGTGCATATCTCCGGCACGGCTTTTGTTTTCATCGCCCTTTATTCGGCATATATCTCGATCGCGCTCATATCGCTGGGACTGGCCGTTTTTATCGCGCTTGAGCTAGCGAAGCGTTATGTCAAAAAAGAGTATCTATCAATCCTTTATCGCGACGGGGAGATGAAAGGATGTGCGTTCGAGCCTTTTCTTTATCTTGTCTCCATAGCCGGGCTGCTAGTCATTTCCTTGTACTATGCGCCAGAAGTTTGTTATGCAAGTATCATAGTGCTGACGCTGGGTGACGGGGTCGCAAGTACGATGGGAAAGAAGTTCGGCAGGCGTAAATTGCCATATACAAAAAAGACGCTGGCGGGGACAGTTTCAGGCATTATCGTTTCATCGGCTGTCGGGTATTTTTTTGTAGGGCCTCTCATTTTTATCGGCTCTATCGCAGGCATGATCACAGAGGCATACGCAGGTAAGCTGGAAAATCTCTGGATACCTGTCGCCGCGTTTTTATCGATGGCACTAATTAAAGCCCTGTGGGCCTCATAG